In one window of Candidatus Eisenbacteria bacterium DNA:
- a CDS encoding deoxynucleoside kinase yields the protein MLVGFAGNCGTGKSTISREVARHYNGILVLEDEKANPYFSDFITGRKETAFHAELAFLSNKLLDIENANPRKMVVVDRIPEEDVEIFARYWADQGLLNPIDFELYRQVAGQLLRAARSFDVIVYLHGPVDLLVERLRNRRDSAFNERVERMVLALQPLYEEWVERLDAPLIRLPIDEHDLKGSEGKEELARLIEAIERFRFPLFGDQSG from the coding sequence ATGTTGGTCGGCTTCGCGGGGAACTGCGGAACGGGCAAGTCCACCATCAGCCGCGAGGTGGCGCGCCACTACAACGGCATTCTCGTCCTCGAAGACGAGAAGGCGAACCCCTATTTCTCCGATTTCATCACCGGCCGGAAAGAGACCGCCTTCCACGCGGAACTCGCCTTCCTCTCCAACAAGCTTCTGGACATCGAGAACGCCAACCCGCGGAAGATGGTGGTGGTGGACAGGATCCCCGAGGAGGACGTGGAGATCTTCGCGCGCTACTGGGCCGACCAGGGTCTTCTGAACCCGATCGATTTCGAACTCTACCGGCAGGTGGCGGGGCAACTCCTCCGCGCCGCGCGATCCTTCGACGTGATCGTCTATCTTCACGGCCCGGTGGATCTGTTGGTGGAGCGGCTCAGGAACCGGCGGGACAGCGCCTTCAACGAACGCGTGGAGAGGATGGTCCTGGCGTTGCAGCCTCTCTACGAGGAATGGGTCGAGCGGCTCGACGCGCCGCTGATCCGCCTCCCCATCGACGAGCACGACCTCAAGGGCTCGGAGGGGAAAGAGGAGCTAGCGCGTCTCATCGAGGCCATCGAACGTTTCCGATTCCCCCTCTTCGGCGACCAATCCGGGTAG
- a CDS encoding DUF2007 domain-containing protein, producing the protein MKLVVIAKMQNNEEAMVVKSLLDSEGIPCVYQSPIVQSVQPITIDGLGTVRILVNPEDEERARELLTGRKLPGLVAEEGESETFDGLDETR; encoded by the coding sequence ATGAAACTGGTCGTGATCGCGAAAATGCAGAACAACGAAGAGGCGATGGTCGTCAAGTCCCTGCTCGACAGCGAGGGAATCCCCTGCGTCTATCAGTCGCCCATCGTTCAATCGGTGCAGCCGATCACGATCGACGGGCTCGGGACGGTGCGGATTCTGGTGAACCCCGAGGACGAGGAACGGGCGCGGGAACTCCTCACCGGGCGAAAGCTACCCGGATTGGTCGCCGAAGAGGGGGAATCGGAAACGTTCGATGGCCTCGATGAGACGCGCTAG
- a CDS encoding YIP1 family protein, translated as MEKDEETREETGGKIRNGTADGPPWERRERFGAVGGFGKTIVESSLRPTAFFRDLRRSGNLTDAALFGMGIAGITAFVESIWGFFFTPFWLAHGGAGGAPFAPLLAGWAFSWIKIVLAPITMALLLLVVAGLIHGGLLVLGGAKRPFETTFRVVCYSTAPLLLSLIPCCGGPVGKVWAAAVCVIGLRECQEATTGRGIAAVLLPAILMVGCLGLFAAAMLTGVILHG; from the coding sequence ATGGAAAAAGACGAGGAAACGAGGGAAGAGACCGGGGGAAAAATCCGAAACGGAACGGCGGACGGCCCTCCCTGGGAGAGGCGGGAACGCTTCGGCGCGGTGGGCGGTTTCGGAAAGACGATCGTGGAGTCGTCTCTCCGGCCGACGGCTTTCTTCCGGGATCTTCGCCGGAGCGGCAACCTCACGGACGCGGCTCTTTTCGGCATGGGGATCGCCGGAATCACCGCCTTTGTGGAATCGATCTGGGGTTTCTTCTTCACCCCCTTCTGGCTCGCCCACGGCGGAGCGGGCGGCGCTCCCTTCGCCCCCCTCCTCGCCGGCTGGGCGTTCTCCTGGATCAAAATCGTTCTGGCGCCGATCACGATGGCGCTCCTTCTTCTCGTGGTCGCCGGGCTGATCCACGGCGGTCTTCTCGTCCTCGGGGGGGCGAAGCGCCCCTTCGAGACCACCTTCCGGGTGGTCTGCTACTCCACGGCGCCTCTCCTGCTCTCGCTGATTCCCTGCTGCGGAGGGCCGGTCGGCAAGGTGTGGGCGGCGGCCGTCTGCGTGATCGGCCTCCGGGAATGCCAGGAGGCCACCACCGGCCGGGGGATCGCGGCGGTGCTTCTTCCGGCGATCCTGATGGTCGGCTGTCTCGGTCTTTTCGCCGCGGCGATGTTGACCGGAGTGATTTTGCATGGATGA
- a CDS encoding endonuclease V produces MRFRSLHRWDLSYRRAIRLQEELAPRLVLRGGPRRPRLVAGADVSYDRGSDLFFAVVLLLDGATLEPVEESRAHGRSPFPYIPGLLSFREAPLLLDAFRKLKGTPDLVLFDGQGIAHPRGFGLASHVGLILDLPAVGCAKTLLIGEHDEPGPRRGDSAPLRHNGRTVGAALRTRDGVKPVYVSPGHRIGTARALEAVLRCGAGRRLPEPTRLAHHAVNRFRKERGTEPGDPRARNSRRNPNTAPNREEK; encoded by the coding sequence GTGCGTTTCCGCTCGCTCCATCGATGGGATCTCTCCTACCGCCGCGCGATCCGGCTGCAGGAGGAGCTGGCGCCCCGGCTCGTGCTCCGCGGCGGGCCCCGTCGCCCGAGGCTGGTGGCGGGCGCGGATGTCTCCTACGACCGGGGGAGCGACCTCTTCTTCGCCGTCGTGCTTCTTTTGGACGGCGCCACGCTGGAGCCGGTCGAAGAATCGCGCGCCCACGGAAGGAGCCCCTTTCCCTACATTCCCGGGTTGCTCAGCTTCCGCGAGGCTCCCCTCCTGCTCGACGCCTTCCGCAAACTGAAAGGGACGCCGGACCTGGTCCTCTTCGACGGGCAGGGGATCGCCCACCCCCGCGGCTTCGGCCTCGCGTCGCACGTCGGTCTGATCCTCGATCTGCCGGCCGTCGGCTGCGCCAAAACGCTCCTCATTGGGGAACACGACGAACCGGGACCGCGGCGCGGCGACAGCGCGCCCCTCCGCCACAACGGAAGGACGGTGGGGGCGGCGCTCCGCACCCGCGACGGGGTGAAGCCGGTCTACGTCTCGCCGGGACACCGGATCGGCACGGCCCGCGCCTTGGAGGCGGTCCTCCGTTGCGGGGCGGGGCGCCGCCTCCCCGAACCGACCCGCCTCGCCCACCACGCGGTCAACCGTTTCCGGAAGGAGAGGGGGACGGAACCGGGGGACCCCCGCGCGCGTAATTCGAGGAGGAACCCGAACACGGCGCCGAACCGAGAGGAGAAGTGA